Proteins encoded together in one Labeo rohita strain BAU-BD-2019 chromosome 21, IGBB_LRoh.1.0, whole genome shotgun sequence window:
- the LOC127152518 gene encoding olfactory receptor 142-like: MDNLTFRYSVLLVEGLNVTPQSSYLAFVILLMAYTFIMVSNLWILIQISAEKGLHQPMYIIYCNLPLKDVIGTTVIVPRLLRDLVTNPSERYITYAECVFQAFFIHMNGTTCHTILMIMAFDRYVAICNPLRYIAIMSNHMVVKLSAGAWGAAFVLVGILIGLSVRLSHCRSVIQNHFCDNASLFKLSCENTVINNVYGLTFTVVLLVSSMGSVVLTYLRIAIVCLTSKNKATNKKAIKTCCTHLTLYIIMLVSGFVAIFLHRVSEYSENRRIASIVFSVVPPGLNPIIYGLQVKELRQNVFKFLKKKVNTM; encoded by the coding sequence ATGGACAACCTGACATTCAGATACAGTGTACTGTTAGTGGAAGGACTAAATGTTACACCTCAGTCCAGCTATCTTGCATTTGTCATCCTTTTGATGGCttacacatttataatggtATCTAACCTCTGGATTTTGATTCAGATCTCCGCAGAGAAAGGTTTACACCAGCCCATGTACATTATTTACTGCAATTTGCCACTCAAAGATGTTATAGGAACAACTGTTATTGTGCCACGTTTGTTGAGGGATCTTGTAACAAACCCCTCCGAACGCTACATTACATATGCAGAGTGTGTTTTTCAAGCCTTTTTTATACATATGAATGGAACAACATGCCACACTATTCTAATGATCATGGCCTTCGACAGATATGTGGCCATATGCAATCCATTGCGGTACATTGCTATAATGAGCAATCATATGGTGGTTAAGCTGTCAGCAGGAGCTTGGGGTGCTGCATTTGTCCTGGTAGGAATTTTGATTGGCCTCAGTGTGCGGCTGTCCCACTGCAGATCAGTGATTCAAAACCACTTTTGTGATAATGCTTCACTGTTTAAACTCTCTTGTGAAAATACAGTGATTAATAATGTATATGGATTAacttttactgtagttttactAGTCTCTTCAATGGGAAGTGTTGTATTAacttatctcagaattgcaattgtATGCTTAACCAGCAAGAACAAAGCGACAAACAAAAAAGCCATAAAAACATGCTGCACTCACTTGACCCTTTACATAATCATGCTAGTCTCTGGATTTGTTGCAATTTTTCTGCATCGTGTTTCTGAATATTCTGAAAATAGAAGAATAGCAAGTATAGTTTTCAGTGTTGTACCACCGGGACTAAATCCCATAATATATGGTTTACAAGTCAAAGAACtaagacaaaatgtttttaagtttttaaaaaagaaagttaatactatgtga